One window from the genome of Kosakonia cowanii JCM 10956 = DSM 18146 encodes:
- the trkH gene encoding Trk system potassium transporter TrkH, with protein MHFRAITRIVGLLVILFSGTMILPGLVALIYRDGAGRAFTQTFLAALVIGSILWWPNRREKGELKSREGFLIVVLFWTVLGSVGALPFIFSESPNLTVTDAFFESFSGLTTTGATTLVGLDSLPHAILFYRQMLQWFGGMGIIVLAVAILPILGVGGMQLYRAEMPGPLKDNKMRPRIAETAKTLWLIYVLLTVACALALWFAGMPAFDAIGHSFATIAIGGFSTHDASIGYFDSPTINTIIAIFLLISGCNYGLHFSLLSGRSLKVYWRDPEFRMFIGVQLTLVVICTVVLWFHDVYTSALTTVNQAFFQVVSMATTAGFTTDSIARWPLFLPVLLLCSAFIGGCAGSTGGGLKVIRILLLFKQGNRELKRLVHPNAVYSIKLGQRALPERILEAVWGFFSAYALVFIVSMLAIIATGVDDFSAFASVVATLNNLGPGLGVVADNFASMNPVAKWVLIANMLFGRLEVFTLLVLFTPTFWRE; from the coding sequence ATGCATTTTCGCGCCATAACCCGAATCGTTGGACTGCTGGTCATCCTCTTTTCCGGAACGATGATCTTACCTGGACTGGTAGCCCTTATTTACCGTGACGGCGCGGGGCGCGCGTTTACCCAGACCTTTCTCGCCGCGCTGGTGATTGGCTCCATCTTGTGGTGGCCGAACCGCCGTGAGAAAGGGGAGCTGAAATCCCGCGAAGGGTTTCTGATAGTGGTGCTCTTCTGGACCGTACTGGGCAGCGTCGGTGCGCTGCCCTTTATATTCTCGGAAAGCCCGAACCTGACGGTAACAGACGCCTTTTTTGAATCCTTCTCTGGTTTGACAACCACGGGTGCCACCACGCTGGTGGGGCTTGATTCGCTGCCGCACGCGATTCTCTTTTATCGCCAGATGCTGCAGTGGTTCGGCGGGATGGGGATCATTGTGCTGGCCGTCGCCATTCTGCCTATTCTTGGCGTCGGCGGTATGCAGCTCTATCGCGCCGAGATGCCGGGGCCGCTGAAAGACAATAAGATGCGCCCGCGTATTGCGGAAACGGCGAAGACGTTGTGGCTTATCTATGTGTTACTGACGGTGGCCTGCGCGCTGGCGCTGTGGTTTGCCGGCATGCCAGCGTTTGACGCTATCGGGCACAGCTTCGCCACTATCGCTATCGGCGGCTTCTCGACGCACGATGCCAGTATCGGCTATTTCGACAGCCCGACGATTAACACCATTATTGCTATCTTCTTACTTATCTCCGGCTGTAACTACGGTTTGCACTTCTCGCTGCTGAGCGGGCGCAGCCTGAAAGTGTACTGGCGCGATCCGGAGTTTCGCATGTTTATCGGCGTGCAACTGACGCTGGTGGTCATCTGTACCGTGGTGCTCTGGTTCCATGATGTCTACACCTCAGCGCTGACCACGGTGAACCAGGCTTTCTTCCAGGTGGTCTCCATGGCGACCACGGCTGGCTTTACCACCGACAGCATTGCCCGCTGGCCGCTGTTCCTGCCGGTGCTGTTGTTATGCTCGGCGTTTATCGGGGGTTGTGCCGGTTCAACGGGCGGTGGCCTGAAAGTGATCCGCATCTTGCTGCTCTTTAAGCAGGGGAACCGCGAGCTGAAGCGTCTGGTGCACCCTAATGCGGTTTACAGCATTAAGCTCGGCCAGCGCGCGCTGCCGGAACGTATTCTTGAAGCGGTATGGGGATTCTTCTCCGCCTATGCGCTGGTCTTTATTGTCAGCATGCTGGCGATTATCGCCACCGGCGTGGATGATTTCTCCGCCTTCGCTTCGGTTGTGGCTACGCTCAATAACCTGGGGCCGGGGCTGGGCGTAGTGGCCGACAACTTCGCCAGTATGAACCCGGTGGCAAAATGGGTGCTTATCGCCAACATGCTGTTTGGTCGTCTGGAGGTCTTCACCCTGCTGGTGCTGTTTACCCCCACTTTCTGGCGCGAATAA
- a CDS encoding IMPACT family protein has translation MESWPIPAAPVTFSEEIKKSRFITLLAHTDGVEAAKAFVESVRAEHPTARHHCVAWVAGAPDDSQQLGFSDDGEPAGTAGKPILAQLMGSGVGEITAVVVRYYGGVLLGTGGLVKAYGGGVQQALTQLTTTRKMPLTEYTLCCDYAQLAGIEGLLGQFDGKIISSDYQAAVQLRVALPQSHLDAFSAKLADFSRGALQLLKTEE, from the coding sequence ATGGAGAGCTGGCCTATTCCGGCGGCGCCGGTCACCTTTAGCGAGGAGATCAAAAAGAGCCGCTTTATTACCCTGCTGGCGCACACGGATGGCGTCGAGGCGGCAAAGGCGTTTGTCGAGTCTGTGCGCGCTGAACACCCGACTGCCCGCCACCACTGCGTGGCGTGGGTTGCTGGTGCGCCGGATGATTCACAGCAGTTAGGCTTTTCTGACGATGGCGAGCCGGCAGGGACGGCGGGCAAGCCGATCCTCGCGCAGCTGATGGGCAGCGGCGTCGGGGAAATTACCGCGGTAGTGGTGCGTTACTATGGCGGCGTGCTGTTGGGCACCGGCGGGCTGGTGAAGGCGTATGGCGGCGGCGTGCAGCAGGCGCTCACGCAGCTCACCACCACCCGCAAAATGCCGTTAACCGAATATACTTTGTGTTGCGATTATGCACAGCTTGCGGGAATCGAAGGGCTGCTCGGGCAGTTCGACGGCAAAATTATCTCCAGCGACTATCAGGCGGCGGTGCAGCTACGTGTGGCGCTTCCGCAGAGTCATCTGGACGCTTTTTCGGCAAAGCTGGCTGATTTTAGCCGTGGCGCATTGCAATTGTTAAAAACTGAAGAATAA
- the pepQ gene encoding Xaa-Pro dipeptidase, with amino-acid sequence MDSLAALYKNHIVTLQERARDVLARSNLDALLIHSGELFNVFLDDHPYPFKVNPQFKAWVPVTQVPDCWLLVDGVNKPKLWFYLPVDYWHNVEPLPTSFWTEEIEVIALPKADGIGGQLPAARGNIAYIGPVPERALKLDIAASNINPKAVIDYLHYYRAYKTDYELACMREAQKTAVIGHRAAHEAFQSGMSEFDINLAYLTATGHRDTDVPYGNIVALNEHAAVLHYTKLDHRAPAEMRSFLLDAGAEYNGYAADLTRTWAANSDTDFAQLIKDVNEEQLALIATLKAGVNYVDYHVQFHQRIAKLLRRHQIVTDISEEAMVEQNITGPFMPHGLGHPLGLQVHDVGGFMQDDTGTHLAAPSKYPYLRCTRVMQPRMVVTIEPGIYFIESLLAPWRDGPLGKHFNWQKIEALKPFGGIRIEDNVVIHENGTENMTRDLKLA; translated from the coding sequence ATGGATTCGCTGGCAGCGCTGTATAAAAATCATATTGTTACCCTACAAGAACGCGCGCGTGACGTGCTGGCGCGCAGTAATCTTGATGCGTTACTGATTCACTCTGGTGAACTGTTTAACGTCTTTCTTGATGACCATCCCTATCCCTTTAAAGTGAACCCGCAATTCAAAGCCTGGGTGCCGGTAACTCAGGTGCCGGACTGCTGGCTGCTGGTGGATGGCGTGAACAAGCCGAAGCTGTGGTTCTATCTGCCGGTCGATTACTGGCATAACGTTGAGCCGCTGCCGACCTCATTCTGGACCGAAGAGATTGAGGTGATTGCCCTGCCGAAAGCCGATGGTATCGGCGGCCAGCTGCCTGCCGCGCGCGGCAATATCGCCTATATAGGCCCGGTGCCTGAGCGCGCGCTGAAGCTCGATATCGCCGCCAGCAATATCAACCCGAAAGCGGTGATTGATTACTTGCACTACTACCGCGCCTATAAAACGGATTACGAGCTGGCCTGTATGCGCGAAGCGCAGAAGACCGCGGTGATCGGTCATCGTGCGGCGCATGAAGCGTTCCAGTCCGGGATGAGCGAGTTCGACATCAACCTGGCCTACCTGACCGCCACCGGGCATCGCGATACCGATGTGCCGTACGGCAATATCGTGGCGCTTAATGAACATGCCGCAGTGCTGCACTACACCAAACTCGATCACCGTGCGCCCGCCGAGATGCGCAGTTTCCTGCTTGATGCTGGTGCGGAATATAACGGTTATGCCGCCGATTTAACGCGTACCTGGGCGGCGAACAGCGACACCGACTTTGCGCAGCTTATAAAAGATGTGAATGAAGAGCAGCTCGCGCTGATCGCCACACTGAAAGCGGGCGTTAACTACGTTGACTACCATGTTCAGTTCCATCAGCGCATCGCGAAACTGCTGCGTCGCCACCAGATTGTCACCGATATCAGCGAAGAGGCGATGGTTGAGCAGAACATTACCGGGCCGTTTATGCCGCATGGCCTCGGTCACCCGCTCGGTTTGCAGGTGCATGATGTCGGTGGCTTTATGCAGGATGACACCGGTACCCATCTGGCCGCGCCGTCGAAATATCCTTACCTGCGCTGCACCCGTGTGATGCAGCCGCGTATGGTCGTCACCATTGAGCCGGGGATCTACTTTATTGAGTCGCTGCTGGCGCCGTGGCGCGATGGCCCGCTCGGCAAGCACTTCAACTGGCAGAAAATTGAGGCGCTGAAGCCGTTTGGCGGCATCCGTATCGAAGATAACGTCGTCATCCATGAGAATGGTACCGAGAACATGACGCGGGATCTGAAGCTGGCCTAA
- the fadB gene encoding fatty acid oxidation complex subunit alpha FadB, whose product MLYKGNNLYLNWLEDGIAELVFDAPGSVNKLDTATVASLGEALDVLEKQTDLKGLLLRSEKAAFIVGADITEFLSLFQVPQEQLSQWLHFANSVFNRLEDLPVPTLSAVNGYALGGGCECVLATDYRLATPDLRIGLPETKLGIMPGFGGSVRLPRLLGADSALEIIAAGKDVDAEQALKIGLVDGIVKPEKLREGAVAILRQAINGDLDWKAKRQPKLEPLKLSKIEASMSFTIAKGMVMQTAGKHYPAPITAVKTIEAAAKLGRDEALKLENQSFVPLAHSKEARALVGIFLNDQFVKGKAKKLTADVETPKQAAVLGAGIMGGGIAYQSAWKGVPVLMKDINEKSLSLGINEAGKLLNKQLERGKIDGLKLAKVIATIQPTLEYAGFERVDVVVEAVVENPKVKKAVLAETEEKVRPDTVLASNTSTIPISELASVLKRPENFCGMHFFNPVHRMPLVEVIRGEKTSDQTIAKVVAWASKMGKTPIVVNDCPGFFVNRVLFPYFAGFSQLLRDGADFRKIDKVMEKQFGWPMGPAYLLDVVGIDTAHHAQAVMAAGFPQRMQKDYRDAIDALFEANRFGQKNGLGFWRYKEDSKGKPKKEEDSAVESLLSDVRQGSHEFSDQEIIARMMIPMVNEVVRCLEEGIIASPAEADMALVYGLGFPPFHGGAFRWLDTLGSAKYLDMAQAYQHLGPLYDVPAGLREKARHNDPYYPAVEPARPVGALKTA is encoded by the coding sequence ATGCTCTACAAAGGCAATAACCTGTACCTCAACTGGCTGGAAGATGGCATTGCCGAACTGGTGTTCGATGCGCCCGGCTCAGTGAATAAGCTCGATACCGCCACCGTCGCCAGCCTCGGCGAAGCGCTGGACGTGCTGGAGAAGCAAACAGATTTAAAAGGGCTGCTGTTGCGCTCGGAGAAAGCGGCCTTTATCGTCGGTGCCGACATTACCGAGTTCCTCTCCCTCTTCCAGGTTCCTCAGGAGCAGCTGAGCCAGTGGCTGCATTTCGCCAACAGCGTCTTTAACCGCCTGGAAGATCTGCCGGTGCCGACCCTCTCTGCGGTCAACGGGTACGCCCTCGGCGGCGGCTGCGAATGTGTGCTGGCAACCGACTACCGCCTGGCGACACCGGATCTGCGCATCGGCCTGCCGGAAACCAAACTCGGTATTATGCCGGGCTTTGGCGGCTCGGTGCGTCTGCCGCGCCTGCTGGGTGCCGATAGCGCGCTGGAAATTATCGCCGCCGGGAAAGATGTCGATGCTGAACAGGCACTGAAAATTGGCCTTGTCGATGGCATCGTCAAACCAGAGAAGCTCCGTGAAGGCGCTGTCGCCATTCTGCGCCAGGCGATTAATGGCGATCTCGACTGGAAAGCGAAGCGTCAGCCGAAGCTTGAGCCGTTGAAGCTCAGCAAAATCGAAGCCTCGATGAGTTTCACCATCGCCAAAGGCATGGTGATGCAGACCGCCGGAAAACACTACCCTGCGCCGATCACCGCGGTGAAAACCATTGAAGCGGCGGCGAAGCTGGGGCGTGACGAGGCGTTAAAGCTGGAGAACCAGAGTTTTGTCCCACTGGCGCACAGTAAAGAAGCGCGCGCGCTGGTTGGCATCTTCCTTAACGATCAATTCGTCAAAGGTAAAGCGAAGAAGCTCACCGCCGATGTCGAGACGCCAAAACAGGCGGCCGTGCTGGGCGCGGGCATTATGGGCGGCGGCATTGCCTACCAGTCAGCCTGGAAAGGCGTGCCGGTATTGATGAAGGATATTAATGAGAAGTCGCTCAGCCTCGGCATTAATGAAGCAGGCAAGCTGCTGAATAAACAGCTTGAGCGCGGCAAAATCGACGGACTCAAGCTGGCGAAGGTGATCGCCACCATCCAGCCAACGCTGGAGTACGCCGGGTTCGAACGCGTGGATGTGGTTGTCGAAGCGGTCGTAGAAAACCCGAAAGTGAAAAAAGCGGTGCTGGCGGAAACAGAAGAGAAAGTTCGCCCGGATACCGTGCTGGCCTCTAATACTTCCACCATTCCTATCAGCGAGCTGGCAAGCGTGCTGAAACGCCCGGAGAACTTCTGCGGCATGCACTTCTTTAACCCGGTGCACCGCATGCCGCTGGTTGAAGTGATCCGCGGCGAGAAAACCTCCGATCAGACCATCGCCAAAGTGGTGGCCTGGGCGAGCAAGATGGGTAAAACGCCGATTGTGGTCAACGACTGTCCCGGCTTCTTCGTCAACCGCGTGCTGTTCCCCTACTTTGCTGGTTTCAGCCAGCTGCTGCGCGATGGCGCGGACTTCCGCAAAATCGACAAAGTGATGGAGAAACAGTTCGGCTGGCCGATGGGCCCGGCTTACCTGCTCGACGTGGTCGGTATTGATACCGCGCATCATGCACAGGCGGTAATGGCTGCCGGTTTCCCGCAGCGTATGCAGAAAGATTATCGCGACGCCATCGACGCGCTGTTTGAGGCGAACCGCTTTGGGCAGAAGAATGGCCTCGGTTTCTGGCGCTATAAAGAGGACAGCAAAGGCAAACCGAAGAAAGAGGAAGATAGCGCGGTTGAAAGCCTGCTGAGCGATGTGCGCCAGGGCAGCCATGAGTTCTCCGATCAGGAGATCATCGCCCGCATGATGATCCCGATGGTCAATGAAGTGGTGCGTTGCCTTGAGGAGGGCATTATCGCCAGCCCAGCCGAAGCGGATATGGCGCTGGTGTATGGACTCGGCTTCCCTCCGTTCCACGGCGGCGCTTTCCGCTGGCTCGATACGCTTGGCAGCGCGAAGTATCTCGATATGGCGCAAGCGTATCAGCACCTTGGGCCGCTGTATGACGTCCCGGCCGGGTTACGTGAAAAGGCCCGCCACAACGATCCTTACTATCCCGCGGTTGAACCTGCGCGCCCGGTTGGCGCTTTGAAAACGGCTTAA
- the fadA gene encoding acetyl-CoA C-acyltransferase FadA, translating into MEQVVIVDAVRTPMGRSKGGAFRHVRAEDLSAHLMRSLLARNPALEASAIDDIYWGCVQQTLEQGFNIARNAALLAEIPHSVPAVTVNRLCGSSMQALHDAARMIMTGDAQVCLVGGVEHMGHVPMNHGVDFHPGMSRNVAKAAGMMGLTAEMLSRMHGISREMQDAFAARSHARAWAATQSGAFKNEIIPTGGHDADGVLKQFNYDEVIRPETTVEALSTLRPAFDPVSGTVTAGTSSALSDGASAMLVMSESRARELGLTPRARIRSMAVVGCDPSIMGYGPVPASQLALKKAGLTASDIDLFEMNEAFAAQILPCIKDLGLMEQIDEKINLNGGAIALGHPLGCSGTRISTTLLNLMERKDAHLGLATMCIGLGQGIATVFERV; encoded by the coding sequence ATGGAACAGGTTGTCATTGTCGATGCAGTACGTACCCCGATGGGCCGTTCAAAAGGCGGCGCCTTTCGCCACGTTCGCGCGGAAGATCTCTCTGCGCACCTGATGCGTAGCCTTTTGGCGCGCAACCCGGCGCTTGAGGCGAGTGCGATTGACGATATTTACTGGGGCTGTGTTCAGCAGACCCTCGAACAGGGCTTCAACATTGCCCGTAACGCCGCGCTGCTGGCGGAGATCCCCCACTCGGTTCCGGCGGTCACGGTCAACCGCCTGTGCGGCTCCTCGATGCAAGCGCTGCATGATGCCGCGCGCATGATCATGACCGGCGATGCGCAGGTCTGCCTGGTGGGCGGCGTGGAACATATGGGCCACGTGCCGATGAACCACGGTGTCGATTTCCACCCGGGTATGAGCCGTAACGTTGCCAAAGCAGCGGGAATGATGGGGCTGACCGCAGAAATGCTGTCGCGCATGCACGGCATCAGCCGCGAAATGCAGGATGCTTTCGCTGCCCGCTCTCATGCTCGTGCCTGGGCCGCTACGCAGTCCGGCGCGTTCAAAAACGAGATCATTCCCACCGGCGGGCATGACGCCGACGGGGTGCTCAAGCAGTTTAACTACGATGAAGTGATCCGCCCGGAAACCACCGTTGAAGCGCTCTCTACGCTGCGCCCGGCGTTCGACCCGGTCAGCGGCACCGTCACTGCCGGTACATCATCGGCGCTGTCGGATGGCGCATCGGCGATGCTGGTGATGAGCGAAAGCCGCGCTCGCGAGCTTGGTTTAACCCCGCGCGCGCGGATCCGCTCGATGGCGGTGGTCGGCTGCGATCCGTCGATTATGGGTTACGGCCCGGTGCCGGCGTCGCAGCTGGCGCTGAAAAAAGCGGGGCTGACCGCCAGCGATATCGATCTGTTTGAGATGAACGAAGCGTTTGCCGCGCAGATCCTGCCGTGCATTAAGGATCTGGGGCTGATGGAGCAGATCGACGAGAAGATCAACCTTAACGGCGGCGCGATCGCCCTCGGTCATCCGCTGGGCTGCTCCGGTACCCGTATCAGCACCACGCTGCTCAACCTGATGGAGCGCAAAGATGCCCATCTTGGTCTGGCAACAATGTGTATCGGTTTGGGTCAGGGGATCGCCACGGTGTTTGAGCGCGTATAA
- the fre gene encoding NAD(P)H-flavin reductase, with product MTTLSCKVTSVDAITDTVYRVRLVPEAAFSFRAGQYLMVVMDERDKRPFSMASTPDQHDYIELHIGASELNLYAMAVMDRILKERAIVIDIPHGDAWLRDDEERPMVLIAGGTGFSYVRSILLTSLAKTPDRDITIYWGGREAKHLYDLSELEALSVTHPNLNVVPVVEQPDEEWRGRSGTVLAAVLQDFGSLSGHDIYIAGRFEMAKIARDLFCNERGAREDRLFGDAFAFI from the coding sequence ATGACAACCTTAAGCTGTAAAGTGACCTCGGTAGATGCCATCACTGATACCGTGTATCGCGTCCGTTTAGTGCCGGAAGCGGCATTTTCATTTCGTGCAGGCCAGTACTTGATGGTGGTGATGGATGAGCGCGACAAGCGCCCCTTCTCCATGGCGTCGACCCCCGATCAGCACGACTATATCGAACTGCATATCGGTGCTTCCGAGTTGAACCTTTACGCAATGGCGGTGATGGATCGCATTCTGAAAGAGCGCGCAATCGTCATCGACATTCCCCACGGCGATGCCTGGCTGCGCGACGATGAAGAGCGCCCGATGGTGCTGATTGCCGGTGGGACAGGTTTCTCCTATGTGCGCTCTATTCTGCTCACCTCACTGGCGAAAACGCCGGACCGTGATATCACCATTTACTGGGGCGGCCGTGAAGCGAAGCACCTCTACGATCTCTCCGAGCTGGAAGCGCTGTCGGTTACACACCCGAATCTGAATGTAGTGCCAGTAGTAGAGCAGCCGGATGAAGAGTGGCGCGGCCGTTCAGGCACCGTACTCGCCGCCGTACTGCAGGATTTCGGCTCCCTCTCCGGGCACGATATCTACATTGCTGGCCGCTTCGAGATGGCAAAAATTGCCCGCGATCTCTTCTGCAACGAGCGCGGCGCGCGTGAGGATCGGTTGTTTGGCGACGCGTTCGCGTTCATCTGA
- the ubiD gene encoding 4-hydroxy-3-polyprenylbenzoate decarboxylase — MKYTDLRDFLTLLEQQGELKRIALPVDPYLEMTEIADRTLRAGGPALLFENPKGYAMPVLCNLFGTPRRVALGMGQDDVSALRDVGKLLAFLKEPEPPKGFRDLFDKLPQFKQVLNMPTKRLRGAPCQQKVVQGDAVDLHTIPIMQCWPEDAAPLITWGLTVTRGPHKERQNLGIYRQQLIGKNKLIMRWLSHRGGALDFQEWQNARPGERFPVAVALGADPATILGAVTPVPDTLSEYAFAGLLRGNKTEVVKCISNDLEVPASAEIVLEGYIEAGEMAPEGPYGDHTGYYNEIDNFPVFTVTHITQREDAIYHSTYTGRPPDEPAVLGVALNEVFVPILQKQFPEIVDFYLPPEGCSYRLAVVTIKKQYAGHAKRVMMGVWSFLRQFMYTKFVIVCDDDVNARDWNDVIWAITTRMDPARDTVLVENTPIDYLDFASPVSGLGSKMGLDATNKWPGETDREWGRPIKKDPEVTARIDAIWDELAIMNAEK, encoded by the coding sequence ATGAAATACACCGATCTTCGCGACTTTCTGACACTACTTGAGCAACAGGGCGAGCTGAAACGCATCGCGCTTCCGGTTGATCCCTATCTCGAAATGACGGAAATCGCCGATCGCACGCTGCGTGCGGGCGGTCCGGCGTTGTTGTTTGAAAATCCGAAAGGCTACGCGATGCCGGTGTTGTGCAACCTCTTCGGCACGCCGCGTCGTGTCGCATTGGGTATGGGGCAGGATGATGTCAGCGCGCTGCGCGATGTCGGCAAACTGCTGGCGTTTCTCAAAGAGCCGGAGCCGCCAAAAGGGTTTCGCGATCTCTTCGATAAGCTGCCGCAGTTCAAGCAAGTGCTGAACATGCCGACCAAACGCCTGCGCGGTGCGCCGTGCCAGCAAAAGGTGGTGCAGGGCGATGCGGTCGATCTGCACACCATCCCGATTATGCAGTGCTGGCCGGAAGATGCCGCACCGCTGATCACCTGGGGTCTGACCGTCACCCGCGGGCCGCACAAAGAGCGCCAGAACCTGGGGATCTACCGCCAGCAGCTGATCGGCAAAAATAAGCTGATTATGCGCTGGCTCTCGCACCGCGGCGGCGCTCTCGATTTTCAGGAGTGGCAAAATGCCCGCCCGGGCGAGCGTTTCCCGGTCGCCGTGGCGCTGGGTGCCGATCCGGCCACCATTCTTGGCGCCGTGACGCCGGTGCCGGATACCCTCTCTGAATATGCCTTTGCCGGGCTGCTGCGCGGCAATAAAACCGAAGTCGTGAAGTGCATATCAAACGATCTGGAAGTGCCCGCCAGCGCGGAGATCGTGCTGGAAGGCTATATTGAAGCGGGTGAGATGGCACCGGAAGGGCCGTATGGCGATCACACCGGCTACTATAATGAAATCGATAATTTCCCGGTGTTTACGGTTACGCACATCACCCAGCGTGAAGATGCGATCTATCACTCTACCTACACCGGACGTCCGCCGGATGAACCCGCGGTGCTGGGCGTGGCGCTGAATGAAGTGTTTGTGCCGATCCTGCAAAAGCAGTTCCCGGAAATTGTCGACTTCTATCTTCCGCCGGAAGGGTGTTCCTATCGCCTGGCGGTAGTGACCATCAAGAAGCAGTATGCCGGGCACGCCAAGCGCGTGATGATGGGCGTCTGGTCTTTCCTGCGCCAGTTTATGTACACCAAATTTGTGATCGTGTGCGATGACGATGTTAACGCCCGCGACTGGAACGATGTGATCTGGGCGATCACCACCCGCATGGACCCTGCACGGGATACTGTGCTGGTGGAGAATACGCCGATCGATTATCTGGATTTTGCCTCGCCGGTTTCCGGGCTTGGTTCAAAAATGGGACTGGATGCCACCAATAAATGGCCCGGCGAAACCGACCGTGAGTGGGGTCGCCCCATCAAAAAGGATCCCGAGGTGACGGCGCGAATCGACGCCATCTGGGATGAACTGGCCATAATGAACGCCGAAAAATAG
- the rfaH gene encoding transcription/translation regulatory transformer protein RfaH, producing MQSWYLLYCKRGQLQRAQEHLERQSVSCLTPMIALEKIVRGKRTTVKEPLFPNYLFVEFDPEVIHTTTINATRGVSHFVRFGMHPASVPHAVIQQLEAYQPEGITDPETPYPGDSVVITEGALEGLQAIFKEPDGEARSMLLLHLLNKQVLQSVKNTDFRKA from the coding sequence ATGCAATCCTGGTATCTACTCTACTGCAAACGAGGCCAACTTCAGCGCGCCCAGGAACACCTGGAACGCCAGTCAGTCTCCTGTCTGACGCCGATGATTGCGCTGGAAAAGATTGTCCGCGGCAAGCGGACAACGGTGAAAGAGCCTCTCTTTCCAAACTACCTGTTTGTGGAATTCGATCCAGAGGTCATACACACCACGACCATCAACGCGACGCGCGGTGTCAGCCACTTCGTACGTTTTGGCATGCATCCGGCGAGCGTTCCGCACGCGGTGATCCAGCAGCTTGAAGCGTATCAGCCGGAAGGGATTACCGACCCGGAAACCCCTTACCCTGGCGACAGCGTTGTGATTACGGAAGGCGCGCTGGAAGGGTTGCAGGCTATCTTCAAAGAGCCGGATGGCGAAGCGCGTTCCATGCTGCTGCTGCATCTTCTTAATAAGCAAGTTTTGCAGAGTGTCAAAAACACCGATTTCCGCAAAGCCTGA
- the tatD gene encoding 3'-5' ssDNA/RNA exonuclease TatD codes for MGNSMFDIGVNLTSSQFDRDRDDIVSRAQAAGVTGMLITGTNLHESQQAQQLTQRYTRCWSTAGVHPHDSSSWTEETEQAIRALAAMPGVVAIGECGLDFNRNFSTPQEQEQAFSAQLELAAELNLPVFLHCRDAHQRFLTLLDPWLDKLSGAVLHCFTGSAQEAQECIARGLCLGITGWVCDERRGLELREVVPMIPADRLMIETDAPWLLPRDLKPKPASRRNEPALLEHILSTVAELRGETPQALSTATDENVKRLFGIAF; via the coding sequence ATGGGAAACAGCATGTTTGATATTGGCGTAAATTTAACCAGCTCGCAGTTTGACCGTGATCGGGATGATATTGTCTCCCGCGCGCAGGCGGCGGGCGTGACCGGGATGTTAATTACCGGCACTAACCTGCATGAGAGCCAGCAGGCGCAGCAGCTGACGCAGCGCTACACGCGCTGCTGGTCGACCGCTGGCGTACATCCGCATGACAGCAGTAGCTGGACGGAAGAGACCGAACAGGCGATTCGTGCTCTGGCGGCGATGCCGGGTGTGGTGGCAATCGGCGAGTGCGGGCTCGATTTCAATCGTAACTTCTCAACGCCGCAGGAGCAGGAGCAGGCGTTCAGCGCACAGCTGGAATTGGCCGCCGAGCTTAATCTGCCGGTGTTTCTGCACTGTCGCGATGCCCATCAGCGTTTTCTCACTCTGCTGGATCCCTGGCTCGATAAGCTCTCCGGTGCGGTACTGCACTGTTTTACCGGTTCGGCGCAAGAGGCGCAGGAGTGCATTGCGCGGGGTCTCTGTCTCGGAATTACCGGTTGGGTGTGCGATGAGCGACGCGGGCTGGAGCTGCGCGAAGTGGTGCCAATGATTCCTGCCGATCGGCTGATGATTGAGACCGATGCGCCCTGGCTGCTGCCGCGCGATCTTAAACCGAAGCCCGCTTCCCGCCGTAACGAGCCTGCTTTGCTGGAGCATATTCTGAGCACGGTCGCCGAACTGCGCGGTGAAACGCCGCAGGCGCTGAGTACTGCGACGGATGAGAACGTGAAGCGGCTATTCGGTATTGCGTTTTAA